One Pseudonocardia sediminis DNA window includes the following coding sequences:
- a CDS encoding VWA domain-containing protein, giving the protein MRFASPWWLLGLLVVAALAAGYVVLLRRRRRDVVRFTNLELLETVAPRRPGWVRHVPAVAMILALAVLTVALAGPQATAKVPRNRATVMLIIDVSLSMKATDVAPTRLAAAQAAAKQFADQLTPGVNLGLVSFAGTAAVLVSPTTDRGTVKRAVDGLQLAESTATGEAIFTSLQSIDSFSRSIGGAPDETGAPPPARIVLLSDGTQTVPGPDGENEPRGSFTAAKDSAGRQIPVSTISFGTSYGTIDLDGSRTPVAVDDAAMERIAQISGGQFFTAATEDELKQVYADLSEQLGYEEREVDASKPWLVGGVLLLVLGLGAGILLGRRLP; this is encoded by the coding sequence ATGAGGTTCGCGAGCCCCTGGTGGCTGCTCGGCCTGCTCGTCGTCGCCGCCCTCGCCGCCGGGTACGTGGTGCTGCTGCGCCGCCGCCGTCGCGACGTCGTGCGGTTCACCAACCTGGAGCTGCTCGAGACCGTCGCGCCGCGGCGCCCGGGCTGGGTGCGGCACGTCCCCGCGGTGGCGATGATCCTCGCGCTGGCCGTGCTGACCGTCGCCCTGGCCGGGCCGCAGGCGACGGCGAAGGTCCCGCGCAACCGGGCCACCGTCATGCTGATCATCGACGTGTCGCTGTCGATGAAGGCCACCGACGTCGCCCCGACCCGTCTCGCCGCCGCCCAGGCCGCGGCGAAACAGTTCGCCGACCAGCTGACGCCGGGGGTGAACCTCGGCCTGGTCTCCTTCGCCGGGACCGCGGCCGTGCTGGTCTCGCCCACCACCGACCGGGGCACCGTCAAGCGTGCCGTCGACGGGCTGCAGCTGGCCGAGTCCACCGCCACCGGGGAGGCGATCTTCACCTCGCTGCAGTCGATCGACTCGTTCTCCCGCTCCATCGGCGGCGCCCCGGACGAGACGGGCGCACCGCCGCCGGCCCGGATCGTGCTGCTCTCCGACGGCACCCAGACCGTGCCCGGCCCGGACGGCGAGAACGAGCCGCGCGGGTCGTTCACCGCGGCCAAGGACTCCGCCGGACGCCAGATCCCGGTCTCCACGATCTCGTTCGGCACCAGCTACGGCACGATCGACCTCGACGGCAGCCGCACCCCGGTCGCCGTGGACGACGCCGCGATGGAGCGGATCGCGCAGATCTCCGGCGGTCAGTTCTTCACCGCCGCCACCGAGGACGAGCTCAAACAGGTCTACGCGGACCTGTCCGAGCAGCTCGGCTACGAGGAACGCGAGGTCGACGCGAGCAAGCCCTGGCTGGTCGGCGGAGTGCTGCTGCTCGTGCTGGGTCTCGGCGCCGGGATCCTGCTGGGCCGCCGCCTGCCCTAG